The Halotia branconii CENA392 region TGATCATCGAAACAGTAACAATAGTTTGATACCAGAAAATAATTTGCTCCTTTGACCAAATTCGATCAGGTTGAACCGTGAAAAATAAATATTTATAGCTGTCTAAAGCTTAATTTTGTAATTAAGGTGCTGCAAAAAACAGAAAACAGTACCCAAGAAATGCTATGGAAGTTTAACTACAAGGTGCATATCAATGGATTTATTAGAATACCAAGTTAAAGAATGGTTTGCAGAAATAGGTATTCCCGTATTGCCTTCACAACGCATTGACCATCCTACAGATCTAAAGCGTTTGAAAATTCACTATCCAGTTGTACTTAAGTCTCAAGTACATGCAGGAGAAAGAGCTAAAGCTGGCGGGGTCAGGGTTGTAGAAACAACTATCGATGCGATCGCAGCTGCCCAAACCATTTTCAATTTGCCAATTTGGGGTGAGTTACCAGATGTACTACTAGCAGAATCTAAGTACGATGGTCAAGAAGAATTTTACTTAGCGGTAGTTTTAGATACTGCTGTTTGCCGACCAGTATTTTTAGGTTGCAAAGAAGCAGATGTTGATTGGGAATCGGCAGGGGAGAGAATGCAACATATTGTTGTGGAACAAGAATTTTCTCCTTTTTATGCCCGGCAATTGGCTTTAAAAATGGGTTTGCAAGGTCAACTGATGCAGTCAGTAAGTAGTGTTCTAGAGAAGATGTATCAATTGTTTGTGCAAAAAGACTTAGATTTAGTAGAAATTAATCCCTTAGCAATCAGTAATTCTGGCCAAGTCATGGCTCTCAATGGTAAAGTCAGCATCAATGAAAGAGCTTTAGGTCGTCATCCTAAAATTGCTGAGATAGTAGCAAAAAT contains the following coding sequences:
- a CDS encoding succinate--CoA ligase subunit beta, with the protein product MDLLEYQVKEWFAEIGIPVLPSQRIDHPTDLKRLKIHYPVVLKSQVHAGERAKAGGVRVVETTIDAIAAAQTIFNLPIWGELPDVLLAESKYDGQEEFYLAVVLDTAVCRPVFLGCKEADVDWESAGERMQHIVVEQEFSPFYARQLALKMGLQGQLMQSVSSVLEKMYQLFVQKDLDLVEINPLAISNSGQVMALNGKVSINERALGRHPKIAEIVAKMTSRHSSSQINGHLSNWDGLDMHGKIGILGNGTGSMMATFDLVVGAGGKPGICLNLRHAFLTDTLPTTFCDRLTKGLSILAADKSTQVILINLLGSIPQAEEVAKVIAKFVQHETSELTSQVVTTNSNGNKSRQQYHTPHVVVRLAGSEFNMAKDGLATLKTQSNALVMVENLDEAVAEAVRFTKPVAAKKRSATR